The Sulfurihydrogenibium azorense Az-Fu1 genome contains the following window.
AGATACTACTGGACATTGGAGTTAGAAAAATGAGACTTATGACTAACAATCCAAGAAAGATAGTTGCTCTGGAAGGTTTTGGATTAGAAGTTGTAGAGAGAGTACCTATATTTACAGGTACAAATCCTCATAATAAAAATTACATCCTAGCTAAAAAGAATAAGTTAGGACATTTAATAGAAGATTTTGAGGGAGAGAAATGCGATTTATAATTCTCCTTTTGGGAGGGTTTTTACTTTTTTCCTGTGATAAAGTAAAAGATGTTTTCCAAGAAAAAGACCTTTTACAAAGACCAGTAGCAAAAAGATGCTCAGAGTGTCATCAGAATATATACAATCAGTGGAAAGATTCCAGACATGCAGTAGCTTGGACTAGCGAAGAATTTAAAAGAGCATCAGAAAATTATTCAAAAACAAAGTGTCTATCCTGTCATGCACCTTATGAGATAACAGTTAGCGACAAACCGAATTTAAGAGATTTTCATAGAGAAGATGGTGTTAACTGTGTAGCATGCCACTTTAGAGATTCAACTAAATCTATGCACGGACCTTACGATGTATTCTCACCACCTCACCCATCAACTCAGGACTTACAGTACACAAAAGCAGAAATATGTTCTGGATGTCATCAAGAGACTTATAAACAGTGGAAAACAGTTGCCACAGAAAAAAACTGTCAACAGTGCCATATGCCTTCCGAAAAAGGCAAACTTATCCAAAAGTTTCCATTTGACCTGTTTCACGCATCTAAAGAAGTTCATCACCACGGTTTTATGGTTCCAAAATCTAAAAAAGACTTCTTTGACGTAAAGATATCTAAAGACAGTTCAGGTGTTGTTTTAAAAATAACTAACTTAAAGGTTCCCCATAACGTTCCAACAGCAGACCACGGCAATCCTAAGTATTACGTAGATATTGTAATATACAAAGATGGTAAAGAAGTTTACACAGACTCTTATATGATTACTCCAAAAGAAGCATTTTTACCTAAACAAGAAAAAGTTATTAACATTCCTTACCTTGAAAGCTATGATAAAGTTAAAGTTTCTCTAAGTAGAAAACTATCATGGCAGAAAGAAGCTGAAAAAATAGCATCTTATGACTTTTAGAGAAGTTAGAGACGAAGAATACCCCTTTGTTGAGTCTATTTTAAAAGATATATTCGGTGAAAAGTTTATTCTTGATAAAAAATCTGATTTATTCAAAACTTTTTTCTTAGAAGATAACAGTGAAATCATAGGCATTATTCAGTTTTGGTATCTGTTTGATGAAGCTGAAATAACAATTTTAGCTATAAAGAAGGAGTTTCAAGGTAGAGGATATGGTAAAATTTTACTTGAAAAAACATTTGAGTATTTAAATGTGAAAGGCGTTAAATCTGTTTACCTTGAGGTTGCGATAGATAACCAACCTGCAAAGAAGCTTTATGAAAAATTAGGATTTAAGTTTTTAACAGTTAGAGAAAAATATTACGCCGACGGAAAAGATGCAATAGTTATGAAAAAAGATTTAAAGGAGTAAAGGATGGAAATAAAAGGAAGGAAACTTGAACTTTTAATACCCCAAGACGATATTAAGAAAAAAGTTTTAGAGATTGCAGACAAAATAAACAAAGATTTTCAAGGAGAAGAAATCTACGTAGTTGGAATACTTAAAGGGTCTTTTATGTTTTTTGCAGATTTAGTGAGAAATTTAGAAGGGAAAGTTTACATTGATTTTATGCAAGTTTCATCTTATAAAACATCGATGGAAAGTCTAGGAGAAGTTGTCTTTATAAAAGATATGTCTGTTGATATTAAAGATAAAAATGTTTTGATTGTAGATGATATTATAGATACAGGAAGGACTTTAAAAGCTTTAGTTGAAGCTCTAAGTCTAAGAAATCCAAAAAAGTTAAAAACAGTTGTACTACTTGATAAAAAGGAAAGAAGAGAAGTAGATTATGATGCTGATTACGTTGGATTTGTTATACCAGATAAATTTGTTGTAGGGTACGGACTTGATTGGGCTGAAGAAGGAAGAAACTTTAAAGAAATATACTCAGTTGTGTAAGGAGGGCTTTTGAGATGAAAATGGCAGATGTATCAATGAAATTTGAGACAATTAGAGAAGCTCAAGCAGAAGGTAAAATATACCTTTCAAAAGAAACAATAGAGATGATAAAAAATAAACAGATTCCAAAGGGAGACGTAATAACTGCAAGCCAGATGGCAGGATTACTTGGTGCTAAAAAAACTCCCGAAGTTTTACCTTTTTGTCATCCTATCCTTATAGACCAAGCTTTTGTAGAAGTACAGCTTCAAGAAGATGGTATATACGTTAAATCCTTTGTTAGATGCATAGGAAGGACGGGTGTAGAGATGGAAGCTCTAACGGCAGTTTCAGCTGCCCTTTTAAATGTTTACGACATGTGTAAAGCTTTTGATAAAAACATGGTTATATCTGATATAAAGCTTGTATCTAAAAAAGGTGGTAAGTCTGACTACGAAGAGGATTTATCAGGTTTAAAATGTGCAGTAATTACTCTAAGTGATAGTTGCTATAGAAAAGAAGCTGAAGATAAAAGTGGGAAAGTTGCAATAGATATTATAGAGAATGAGTTTAAAGGAGAAGTAGTCCACTATGAAATACTTCCGGATGATAAAGAAAAGATTGTTGAAAAGTTAAAACAGTTAACTGACAAAGTAGACATAATCTTTACAACAGGAGGAACAGGATTTGGTAAAAGGGACAACACACCGGAAGCTACAAAAGAAGTAATAGAAAAAGAGATGATAGGATTTGAAGAAGCTATGAGGATAATAGGGATAAGATTTACACCAAAATCCCTTTTATCAAGGGCAGTTTGTGGCATAGCAGGAGACCACACTTTAATAATAAATCTTCCGGGAAGCTCTTCAGGAGTGAGAGACAACCTTAAAATGATAGCACCACTTTTAAAACACGCAATAAGAATGGCTAAAGGTGAGAAAAAACATTGATAGACAAGAAAGCATTACTTTTACTTGGGATAATGTGGAATAAAAAAAAGACGGAAAATCTGGAAAAAGTTTTAAAAATAATTGAAAACAAGTTTGGAAAAGTAGTGAAAAAAACCCAAGAATTTACCCTTTCTTACTCAAGCTACTATGAAAAGGAAATGGGAGAAGGCTTGTTAAAAAGCTTTTTTGTTATAGATTGTCTAATCAATAGAGAAGAAAGTGTAAATATAAAACATTACTGTATGAATTTAGAGGACAACTTTAGAGAAAATGGTGGCAGGACAGTAAATATCGACCCAGTTTACCTTGATGAATATCAAGTAGTAGCTCTAAGCCACAAGTATAAAGGTTCAAGGGTTTACATAGGAAAAGGTGTTTACGGAGAGATAGAATTACTGTATCACCATGGTAGTTTTCAACCTCTAATATGGACATACTTAGATTATAAGGAGAATATTCCTTTTTTTAACGAAGCAAGAAAATACTATTTAGAATGGATAGATAATGATTAAAAAATTTTATGTAAAGACAACTGCTAATCTAAAAGATTTTATCGCAGCAAGTTTAAATATCTCAAAAAACCAAGCAAAAGATATAATAGACAGTAGAAACGTTTTAGTAAACAACAAAAGAGTCTGGATAGCATCTCACACTTTAAAAGAAGGAGATGTAGTTGAAATACTACAGCCGCAGCAGCCAGCTACAAAAGAGTTAAAAATAATTTACGAAGATGAGTATATAGTAGCTGTAAATAAACCACCAACACTTTTAAGTGATAGAGAAAAAGATTCTGTAGAGTTTATTTTAAGAGAAAAGTCAAAAAATCCAAAAATAAAAGCAATTCATAGACTTGATAAAGAAACTTCAGGGATACTTTTACTTGCAAAAGATTATAAAGTTTTTGAAAGATTTAAAGAGTTGTGGGAAGATAAAATTGTATTTAAGCTTTATCTTGCAATATCCCACAACGAAGCAAACTTTAACCACTTAACAGTAAATTTACCAGTAGATGATAAACCTGCAGTAAGCCATATAAAACTTGTGAAAAAAGGTAATGGCTTTTCTTACTTTCAAGTAAGGATAGAGACTGGAAGAAAACATCAGATAAGAAAACATCTATCAAGTATAAGACACCCAATAGTAGGAGACAAAATTTACGGAGTTAAAAAGTTAGAACACAACTTACTCAAAAGGGTAAATCGTCAAATGCTTCACTCTTATAAACTTTCATTTTTCCACCCTTATAAAAACAAAAAGATAGACTTAGTAGCAGAAATCCCAACAGATTTTAAAAATGTTCTTAACTATTTAAACCTTTAAACTTTCTAAACCGATTGCTTTAAGGTTAGCTTTAGCCTTTAATAAAGTTTCTTCCCACTCTTTTTCCGGAGTTGAGTCTGATACTATACCACTACCTACGTATATGTAAGCTTTATCTTTCTTAAAGAGAATCTGTCTAATGGCTACACTCATAACAAAGTTAAGATTAGGCTTTATTAAAACTGTAGCTCCACAGTAAACAGACCTTCTTTTATCTTCAAGCTCTTCTATCACTTCCATAGCTCTCTTTTTTGGAGCTCCAGTTACAGACCCGGGAGGAAATGTGCTTTCTATGATTCTATCAATAGATAAACCTTCTTTTAATATGCCACTTACAGTAGAACTCATCTGGTATAAAGTTGAGTACTGTGTTATCTCAAATAATTTATCTACTTTTATGTTGTTGGCTATTTTACCTAAATCATTTCTCATTAGGTCAGTTATCATAAGGTTTTCTGCTTTTTCTTTTTGACTTGTTTTTAACTCTTCTTTTAATTTTTCGTCTAACTCTGGATTGCCTGTTTTCTTTACTGTGCCTTTAATTGGTTTTGTTTTTATTAAATTCCCATTTTTTTCTAAAAAAAGCTCCATAGAAGCTGATATTAAAGAAAACTCTGGATTTTTAATAAGCATCATATAATCTGTTGGTTGGATGTTTATTAGGTTAAAAAATATTGTATCTTTGTTAAAATAGCCGTTTATATCTATTCTGTGGGATAAGTTGATTTGATAAAAGTCTCCACTTTCTATATATTTTTTTGCAGTGTTAACTTTTTTTATAAAATCATCTTTTGTTGTGTTGAAAATTACTTTTTGAGCTTTAGAAGTAAAGCTATCTTTTAATTTTTTTTCAACTTCAATGTAGTTTTTATGAAACTCTAAGTAAATAAGGGGAAAGTTTGTATCATCTTTTTTGGGAGACTTTTTAGATAAAATAAAATCGTTGTAATCGTAAGATATAAAGCCTACTGCAAAAAGTTTTTTCTTTTTAACTATACTTTCTGTAAGTTTTAAAGGTTTTTTAGTTTTTATTAAACGACCGTTTAGATAGGTACGATTTTTGTATACTTTTAGTGTAAATACAGGTTTATTGAATAAAAAAAGACCTTGCTTACCTAACCATCCATCAGAAGAATTACTGTAGAGGAAAATCATAAAAATATTATATAACACTCCCCCCTCCCTCCAGGGGAGAGGAAGATTTATATTTTAAGGGCAAGAGTCGGAGTAAGGAACTTTTCCAAGTCCTATTAAAAAGGCTTTAAAAGGCTCCATAAATTTCATAGCTTCAACTTTTGATCCTTGAAAAGTCATTTTTGACATAATTCCCATACCCATAAAGCCAAACTCACCTTTTGCTAAAGATTTCCAGTTTTGGTCCGTTGCGTACATTACAAACTCTGGGTTAGGATCTTTTGCTTCTCCACCATAGATACAAACAGCTTTCCCATTTTCATACTTAATTCTAACTTCTACTTTTTTATGAGGATTACAATCCTGTCTGTAAAACTGTATTGTTTTATAGCCTTTTTCTTTTTTTACGTTATATTCAGCCCACTCTGCCATAGTAGTTTGAAGGTTTTGATTCCAGTAATCACAGAACTTTTTAGTCCACTCTGGACCCATCCAAGGGTCAGCTGCGTAAGACATACTTATAAAAGAAAGGGACAAAACTGTCCCTAAAACAACCTTTTTATTCATAACTCCCTACCTCCAACCTTAGAAAGACCATCTTAAAGCTATACCAACTTCATTTTGTGCGTTTTTAGCTCCAACTGTTGCGTTCGCATCACCCATTAAAGCATTTTGTCCACTTGATTCAACTTTTTTCTCAAATGCATGAACATACGCTAAATCAACTGCAAAGTTTTTTGTAAATTGATAACTTCCACCAAATGATATATGGTGTTCTGTAATCGCTGGGAAGCCAATTAGATTGAACCATTGAACGTTAAAGTCTGGGAAAGGTTGTGCTAAACTTGGTATATTATTTGTTGGCATCATTCCGTTCAATCCAGAATAGCTTCTGATCGGAGATTTACCATAGTTATAACCAGCTCTTAATTTTAATGCTTGATTTACTTGATATTCACCACCAACTGCTATAACAGTTTGGTCTTTCCATTTAAATTGTTTATAACCATCTGCATCAGACCAGTTAATCCATCTTAAATCTAAACCAACTTTTAAGTTTGGTAATACTCTATAACCAATACCAGCCGCAACTTCTTGAGGCTGTTGTAATTTTAGGTCTTCATATGAACCATCGCCATTACTATCAAATACATGCTTATATTTCATTGAAACAGGAGATTGATAGTTAAAACCTACTGTTAAATCTCCAACTTTATAACCTATACCTAATTGTGCGCCTACACCATAGGAAGATGATTGACCTCCGCCTGCATTAGCACCCATATCAAGAGAACCCCATGCTAAATTAAGCCCTACACCAACTGATAAATTAGGATTCACTTGATAAGAAACAGCCGGAATAATTCTCATAAACTGTAAAGTCGTATGCATATTTGCTAATCTTGGGTCTTTATTTCTATAATCTACACCCATACCAGAAACACCGTATGCAGCAATACCGACAACCACTTGATCATTTATTCTGTTTGTAATTCCTATCTCTGGTACAGTAAAGAAGTTTGCTCTTGAAGAAACATAACCAGTATCACCATTTGTTGAACCATTATATCTTGCTTTTACTGATGGCATAAATAAAATACCACCAAAGCTTACAGCAAAGCCTTTTTCTGAGTTCATCCATGCTGGGTTTCTAAAGATTGAATCAACAGAGCCAATTGGCATACCAACACCAATACCACCCATCGCTTGAGATGCTGGAGTAACACCTATCATGTTATCTCCGTTTGTTGCCATTGCGGACCCTGCCACTGCAAGAATTGCCGCTGACGCTAAAACTTTTCTCATAATACTAACCTCCTATAATTTAATAAATTTTTTAACTCTAATTTCCAATTTAAATAATTTTAAAACAAACCAAGACAAGTAGCAAAACTTAAAGCTAAAATGAAGAAGTTTATCTTAGCTTTAAATCCTTCTAAAGATACTGCCCTGATATCCTCTATTCCCATATAGTATAACTTGCTAAATACTGTCTCTATTCTCTTCCTTACTCTCTTTAAAAACTCTTGTTTATCCTTTTGTTTGTGATGTACTTTCCCCTTCTTTCTTATAGCCTCTAACTCTATTCCTAAACTCTTAAATTCTTCTTTTAAATCCTTTGAATTAAAAGCTTTGTCTGCTATTATTGTCCCTTTGTTTAATATATCTATCAAAACACTGTCCTCTTTTACTTCCTTTAAAAAGTTTATATCATGCTTTGAAGCTGGAATAATCTCATATCCTATCGGTCTTTTGTAATAATCCACTATTAATCCTATTTTAAAACCAAACCATTCTTTTGCTGCATTGTTTCCTTTGTATAACTTACCAGAAACTTTCTTGTTTCTTTTCATTCTTTGATTTTTACAAACAGGTATTGGTTTTGTATCTGCTATGTATACTGTGGTTATCTTCTCAGAAAATAAATTTGTAAGAATGATTGAGATTACTTGAGCAAGTTTATATAGTTTTTTAGCTCTTTTTACTATTGCTGGTAATTGAGGAACATAAGGGAAAAGGTCATTGTAATTCTCTTTAAATTCCTTAAGTGTTATTTTGTAATCACCTTTTCTATAGCTCATAGAAAATATGATGAGAGTTATAAGCTCTACATCAGAGAATTTAGGCTTATTTGTTTTATGTTTATGTTTTATGAGTTTTAGGATTTCATCTGTCAGAATATAAACGTTTATGATATAATCTCTAAAAGTCATGATTTTACCTCCAGTGGTAGTTTTACTTTATGATACCACTGGAGTTTTTTTATTTCATCTTTTTTTGAATTGGAAATTAGGGTTTAATAAATTTTTTATTTACGGTAAACATTGAATACAAAAATTGTAA
Protein-coding sequences here:
- a CDS encoding RluA family pseudouridine synthase gives rise to the protein MIKKFYVKTTANLKDFIAASLNISKNQAKDIIDSRNVLVNNKRVWIASHTLKEGDVVEILQPQQPATKELKIIYEDEYIVAVNKPPTLLSDREKDSVEFILREKSKNPKIKAIHRLDKETSGILLLAKDYKVFERFKELWEDKIVFKLYLAISHNEANFNHLTVNLPVDDKPAVSHIKLVKKGNGFSYFQVRIETGRKHQIRKHLSSIRHPIVGDKIYGVKKLEHNLLKRVNRQMLHSYKLSFFHPYKNKKIDLVAEIPTDFKNVLNYLNL
- a CDS encoding IS982 family transposase, translating into MTFRDYIINVYILTDEILKLIKHKHKTNKPKFSDVELITLIIFSMSYRKGDYKITLKEFKENYNDLFPYVPQLPAIVKRAKKLYKLAQVISIILTNLFSEKITTVYIADTKPIPVCKNQRMKRNKKVSGKLYKGNNAAKEWFGFKIGLIVDYYKRPIGYEIIPASKHDINFLKEVKEDSVLIDILNKGTIIADKAFNSKDLKEEFKSLGIELEAIRKKGKVHHKQKDKQEFLKRVRKRIETVFSKLYYMGIEDIRAVSLEGFKAKINFFILALSFATCLGLF
- the rimI gene encoding ribosomal protein S18-alanine N-acetyltransferase, which codes for MTFREVRDEEYPFVESILKDIFGEKFILDKKSDLFKTFFLEDNSEIIGIIQFWYLFDEAEITILAIKKEFQGRGYGKILLEKTFEYLNVKGVKSVYLEVAIDNQPAKKLYEKLGFKFLTVREKYYADGKDAIVMKKDLKE
- a CDS encoding multiheme c-type cytochrome — translated: MGGFLLFSCDKVKDVFQEKDLLQRPVAKRCSECHQNIYNQWKDSRHAVAWTSEEFKRASENYSKTKCLSCHAPYEITVSDKPNLRDFHREDGVNCVACHFRDSTKSMHGPYDVFSPPHPSTQDLQYTKAEICSGCHQETYKQWKTVATEKNCQQCHMPSEKGKLIQKFPFDLFHASKEVHHHGFMVPKSKKDFFDVKISKDSSGVVLKITNLKVPHNVPTADHGNPKYYVDIVIYKDGKEVYTDSYMITPKEAFLPKQEKVINIPYLESYDKVKVSLSRKLSWQKEAEKIASYDF
- a CDS encoding anthranilate synthase component I family protein — protein: MIFLYSNSSDGWLGKQGLFLFNKPVFTLKVYKNRTYLNGRLIKTKKPLKLTESIVKKKKLFAVGFISYDYNDFILSKKSPKKDDTNFPLIYLEFHKNYIEVEKKLKDSFTSKAQKVIFNTTKDDFIKKVNTAKKYIESGDFYQINLSHRIDINGYFNKDTIFFNLINIQPTDYMMLIKNPEFSLISASMELFLEKNGNLIKTKPIKGTVKKTGNPELDEKLKEELKTSQKEKAENLMITDLMRNDLGKIANNIKVDKLFEITQYSTLYQMSSTVSGILKEGLSIDRIIESTFPPGSVTGAPKKRAMEVIEELEDKRRSVYCGATVLIKPNLNFVMSVAIRQILFKKDKAYIYVGSGIVSDSTPEKEWEETLLKAKANLKAIGLESLKV
- a CDS encoding OmpP1/FadL family transporter, which translates into the protein MRKVLASAAILAVAGSAMATNGDNMIGVTPASQAMGGIGVGMPIGSVDSIFRNPAWMNSEKGFAVSFGGILFMPSVKARYNGSTNGDTGYVSSRANFFTVPEIGITNRINDQVVVGIAAYGVSGMGVDYRNKDPRLANMHTTLQFMRIIPAVSYQVNPNLSVGVGLNLAWGSLDMGANAGGGQSSSYGVGAQLGIGYKVGDLTVGFNYQSPVSMKYKHVFDSNGDGSYEDLKLQQPQEVAAGIGYRVLPNLKVGLDLRWINWSDADGYKQFKWKDQTVIAVGGEYQVNQALKLRAGYNYGKSPIRSYSGLNGMMPTNNIPSLAQPFPDFNVQWFNLIGFPAITEHHISFGGSYQFTKNFAVDLAYVHAFEKKVESSGQNALMGDANATVGAKNAQNEVGIALRWSF
- a CDS encoding DUF4416 family protein; protein product: MIDKKALLLLGIMWNKKKTENLEKVLKIIENKFGKVVKKTQEFTLSYSSYYEKEMGEGLLKSFFVIDCLINREESVNIKHYCMNLEDNFRENGGRTVNIDPVYLDEYQVVALSHKYKGSRVYIGKGVYGEIELLYHHGSFQPLIWTYLDYKENIPFFNEARKYYLEWIDND
- a CDS encoding SCP2 sterol-binding domain-containing protein; translation: MNKKVVLGTVLSLSFISMSYAADPWMGPEWTKKFCDYWNQNLQTTMAEWAEYNVKKEKGYKTIQFYRQDCNPHKKVEVRIKYENGKAVCIYGGEAKDPNPEFVMYATDQNWKSLAKGEFGFMGMGIMSKMTFQGSKVEAMKFMEPFKAFLIGLGKVPYSDSCP
- the hpt gene encoding hypoxanthine phosphoribosyltransferase, yielding MEIKGRKLELLIPQDDIKKKVLEIADKINKDFQGEEIYVVGILKGSFMFFADLVRNLEGKVYIDFMQVSSYKTSMESLGEVVFIKDMSVDIKDKNVLIVDDIIDTGRTLKALVEALSLRNPKKLKTVVLLDKKERREVDYDADYVGFVIPDKFVVGYGLDWAEEGRNFKEIYSVV
- the moaCB gene encoding bifunctional molybdenum cofactor biosynthesis protein MoaC/MoaB; translation: MKMADVSMKFETIREAQAEGKIYLSKETIEMIKNKQIPKGDVITASQMAGLLGAKKTPEVLPFCHPILIDQAFVEVQLQEDGIYVKSFVRCIGRTGVEMEALTAVSAALLNVYDMCKAFDKNMVISDIKLVSKKGGKSDYEEDLSGLKCAVITLSDSCYRKEAEDKSGKVAIDIIENEFKGEVVHYEILPDDKEKIVEKLKQLTDKVDIIFTTGGTGFGKRDNTPEATKEVIEKEMIGFEEAMRIIGIRFTPKSLLSRAVCGIAGDHTLIINLPGSSSGVRDNLKMIAPLLKHAIRMAKGEKKH